The stretch of DNA GTGGCTCCCAGCACCGCGACGTTGACTTTGCGCTGTTGGTTTTCGTTGAACTCAGCCATGATTGTTCCTCCCGTTTGACGGCTACGCGCTCTTGACATTCACCGCCGTAATCTCGTGTATTCCCTTCGAGTCGGATTGCCGGAAAATCCGACAGGCCGTTATACGTGCCATATCATAGCGCGAGGTGCCACGCGAAGAGGGCACAAAACGACTATATGAGATTTAGAAATGGTACGCGAGATGCAGCAATACTTCAGCGACCGGTGCCGCCGTAGACCACGGCTTCTACCTGATCGGCGTCAAGGCCATAAGCCGTGTGCAGCGCACGCACCGCGTCATCGAGCTGGTCAAGCGGAACGAGGGCGGCGATGCGGATCTCGGAGGTCGAGATCATCATCACGTTGATGTGCTGGGCGCTCAATGACTCGAAGAACTTGGCGGCAAGGCCGGAATGGGTTTTCATGCCCACACCGACCACGGCCACCTTGCCGACGTTGGAATTGACGAAGTAGGAGTCGTAGCCGAGCCTGGTCTTCTTACCGTCAAGCGCCTTTTCGACGGTCTTCACCGTGGAATCGGGGACGGTGAAGGAAATGTCGGCCTTGCCGGTGGATGCGCCGGCCTGCACGATCATGTCGACGTTGATGCCACTTTTGGCAAGCTCGGTGAACACGCGGGCGGCCATGCCGGGCTCATCCGGAACGCCACGCACGGTGACCAGGGATTCGGTGCGGTCGTGCGCAACGCCGGAAATGACCGGGGTTTCGGGGCCGAGATCCGGGAAAATATCACCCATCGACTTGTTTTCGTTCTTGCCGGTATTGCTTTGTTCGGCCGGATTCACGTCATCGTCTTTCGTGCTGTCACTGCTCATTGTGTTTCCTTTGCTTTCTGATAACGATTCATGCTCATATCGGTTTTATTTTGCGCTTGCATTCGCTGCCGGCTTGCTTATTCGAGATTCGGCAATTTCCGTGCGTCGACGCCTTCCGGGACCACCAAAGTGCCCATCCGGTGTGAGAATGAACTACGCACGTGCAACGGCATATTGAAACGCTGGGCGTATTCCACACAACGCAGGGCGAGAACCTTCGAGCCGCAGGAGGCCATTTCAAGGATGGCATCGTAGCTGATGGAGGGAATGCGCCGCGCGGTGGGGACGATACGCGGGTCGGCGGTGAAAATGCCGTCCACATCGGTGTAGATTTCGCAGATATCGGCGCCCAACGCCACTGCGAGCGCCACCGCCGAGGTGTCCGAGCCTCCACGGCCGAGCGTGGTGTAGTCACCGTCGGCATTGATGCCCTGGAACCCGGCGACGATGGCGATCTTGCCATCGCCCACCACGTGGGCGACGCGCTCGGGTTTCACGGCTTTGATGTGTGCCGCGCCGAATCGGGCGTCGGTCATGAAACCTGCCTGCGAGCCGGTGAAGGAGTAGGCACGTTCTCCGTCAGCGTGAATGGCCATCGCCAGAAGACTCATTGAGATACGCTCGCCTGCGGTCATCAACATGTCCATCTCGCGTGCGGGAGGGTTGGAATCAATGCTCATCGCCTGATCGATCAGGTCGTCGGTGGTGTCCCCCATCGCCGAAACGACCACGGCCACGTTGTTGCCTTTGCGTTTCGTTTCCACAATCCGCTTGGCGACGCGCTTGATGGACTCGGCGTCGGCCACAGAGGACCCGCCGTATTTCTGCACGATAAGCGCCACGATTTTCCTTATCTCCCCTGGCGGATACGTTGCTTTGCAAACGCACGCCGCCAAATCTCAATGCTGACCAACAGACAACATCATGCGAAACAACGCATCGCAACACAACGCAGCATAATCCGGTCTTGTGGTCGGCTTTTCGACAGTAATGATTGCATTATATGCCGGTCCCGCGCCCGGCCGTGCCGCTTACCACCATGCGGGCATACGATCATGTGCACTCGGCTTTCGGATCGGCCAACACAGGTCGGGACTCCGCGGCTAGGCTAGCTGACACCGGCCGAAGTTCGACACCTGGGCCGGCACTTAAGCAAGTCCGGATTCGGTTGTTGAACTTAGACAAACGCAAACCGGGACCCAGCCATTAAGCCGACACCCGCGCAACTCGCGATGCTGCGGCTGTTGCCACTGCCCACGCCAAGCAGCGTTCAGGCTTCCTGACGACCTTCCAAGGCCCGCCCCAGCGTGATTTCGTCGGCGTATTCCAAATCGCTGCCCACAGGAAGACCGCTGGCAAGCCGCGTGACCTTGAGATCCAAGGGAGAAAGCAGGCGGCTCAGGTAGGTCACCGTGGCCTCGCCCTCGATGTTGGGGTCGAGCGCCAGAATGATCTCCTTGACCTCGTCGGTCTTGAGTCTGTCAAGTAGCTTGGGGATGGCAAGGTCTCCCGGACCGACGTTGGCCATCGGGTTGATGGCACCGCCAAGCACGTGGTAGACACCATGAAATTCCCGGGTTCGCTCGATGCTCATCACGTCCTTGGGCTCCTCGACCACGCAGATGATGGAATGGTCGCGGCGCGGGTCGGAACAAACCGGGCACGGGCTCGTCTCGCACACATTGCCGCAGATCTCGCAGAAACGCACCTTCTCCTTGACCTCACGGATGGCATCCGCCAGATCCTGCGCTTCCTCGTCACTTGCCGAAAGTAGGTAGAACGCTATGCGCTGTGCGCCTTTCGGGCCAATGCCCGGTAGACGCGCGAAACCGTCGATAAGGTGCTGGATCGCACCATCATAAGCCAATGCCATCTGTTATCGGTTCTCCTCTTGCGGATGCCGCTCGACCGGTTTGATGTTCTTCGGGTTCTTCGGATCGTCTGCCTTGAAGTCCTCGACCTTCTTGACGTCGAAAAGCTTCGAGAGCTCATCCAAACCCACTGCCGTGGCATCGCCCAATGACTGATCGTTCAGGGAGTAATCATCGTCCTCGGCGGCCACTCGCGGATGCTGTTGTGAGTCATCGGCCAAATCGACATTTCGGAAACGTGCGGCCACGTCTCCCCTGTCATCCGGCTTGATGGCTGTATTGCCGTTCGAGGCGGCAGATTGCGATCGGGAATTATGAGGTTGTGCAGAAACCGGTTTCCCACCATCTGCCGCGGCCTTCGGCGGAGTATAAGAGCCATCGGCGGATGACCCCGAAGACCTTGTTCCCCAATTTTCAACATTGGCAAGCGGTTGCGACCCGTTCACTCTACCGTTGCCTGTGGTCTGCGTAACAGCCGAATCGCTGTGGGCATTGTCGGCTCCTTCCTGTGCCGCTGGCGTGGCCCAAGGGTCGATACCATCGCTGATGTCGGGGACGGCGATGTGCTTCCTGTGATGTTCGGGAGACTGATTCCCCGGTTCATCGCCGAGTGCAGGATGGCCCGCGGCATTCTCATCGAAGTGCCGCACCGAGTGGGCAGCGGCAATCCCGGCAGATTGTTGTTCTCCTGGTTTTGAAGCCGCACCGCCTTGAGGGTCGGGCGCGGGCAATGGATTCATCCACGGATCGTAATCGTCATCCATGGGATTCTGCGATCCCTGGTTCAACGTAACCGGGTTCGCGGAAGTCTCCCCACGGTGCCCCTGTGTCGAAGCGGATCTCTCCGCTGCCATATCGTCACTTTGCGATATGCGGGTTCCGGTTTCCGCGCTATCGCTATCCAATTCTCTTTTAGGCTCTCCGCCTCTGCCATTCTCGGTTTCCGGAGAACCTGCTCGATGGGAGGAATCATCGGATTCGTCGGCGGCATCGGTATCGGACTTCTTCTGTTCCTTGGGAGCCGAGGCACTGTGGACACCTTGCCCGGCAGCCATGCCCAAGCCGCCGGTCGCCGAGACCTTGGCAACCGCGATGTCGCGCTTGACTTTGGCAAGTTCTTCGGGCTTCATACGTTTGGTGGAAATGACTTTTTCGCCGTTCGCCGCCACGCCGGTGGGGGCGATCATCGTGTGGGGGCCGAAAACCGAGCGCACTCCGTCCAATACCACATTGGCGGCTTTCTGCCCGTTGTGCTCTGCATCGGAGGCGAGCGCCAACGCGAAGGCGTGCTGGCTCAGCGCGCAGTCGAACGTCATCGACAGACGTGACTTGCCGGCGTTATTGGTCGCCAGCGAAATTGTGGGTACCTTGCTGTGAGCGACATACTCACGCACGTTTTCCGGCAATGCCTTGAGCACCGCATCCCACTTTTCCTCGACGGTGGCATTCGGATCAACTTTCACCTTTGCAACCCCTGCAGTCTGAGCGTTCCGCTGTGCACCGGCGTTCGCGCCAACGCCGGCGGTGGTGACACCTTGGCTTGAAGATCGCTGACTTTGCGCGCTTCCACCTTGCCCGTTGCCTTGCCATCCATTGGGTTCGTTATTGCCGTTCGGGGCATGATTGGCATTTTGGACAGCGGCCTGCACATTGGCATTATTGCCATTCTGCGGGTTTTGCGCCGAAACGTTCGATGCAAAACCTTGGAATGCGGATGCCTGCTGAGGCTGAGGCTGAGCCTGATGATTGCCAGGCTGCTGATTGGCAGCGTTCCTGCTCGAACCGATGAAACCGCCACGGCCACGCGCCACATTGTTGCCTTGGCGGGCCCCGTTATTGCTGGCAGAAGACTCTGATGAGCCCATACCCACAGCAGCGGAACCGGCCTGAGCCGCGCTCGGCGCAAAACCGTTCTCACGCCCGGCCAGCAGTTTCGCGGCCAAAAGCTCCAAACGCATGCGAGGCGAAATCGCCCCGGTCATGTTGCCCAAGGTGTCGTTGATGGTTTCGGCCATGGCGGTAAGCGTCGAAAGCCCCAACGCCGAAGACTGGCGATGCAGGTCGCTCATGTCTTCGACTGCGGAATCATCACTCAGCACACTTTCGGCCTTCTCCCCACCAAGGGTAAGCACGAGCAGATCGCGAACACGCGAAAGCAGATCCTCCACAAACCGTCTGGGCTCGAAGCCGCCGACGACGACTTTCTCGACCACGCCATAGAGTTTCTCGCCGTCCTTATCGATGACGGCGTCGATGGCCTCACCAATGAGCTCATCGGGAGTGAACCCGAGCAGGGCGACGGCCGAATCGTATGACACTTCGTTGTCAACGGCGCCTGCCATCAGCTGGTCGAGCACGGAAAGCGTATCTCGCACGGAGCCACCGCCGGCACGCATGGTGAGCTTGAGCACACCCGGCTCCAAGTCGATATGCTCGTTGTCACAAACCTCTTCCAAGTACGGGCCCATGACTTCGGGAGGCACCAGACGGAACGGATAGTGATGGGTACGCGAGCGAATCGTGGAGATCACCTTGTCAGGCTCGGTGGTCGCGAAGATGAACATAACATGTTCCGGCGGTTCCTCCACGATTTTAAGCAAGGCGTTGAATCCCTGCTGGGTGACCATGTGGGCCTCGTCGAGGATAAAAATCTTGTAACGGTCGCGGGCCGGAGCGAACGCCGCGCGCTCACGCAGTTCACGTGCGTCCTCGACGCCGTTGTGGCTGGCCGCGTCGATCTCGACCACATCAATCGAGCCGGGGCCACCGGTGGCCAAATCCTTGCAGCTTTCGCATTCGCCGCACGGATGCGAAGTCGGGCCTTTGGCGCAATTGATGCACCGGGCCAGTATCCTGGCGGAACTGGTCTTGCCGCATCCACGAGGCCCGCTGAACAGGTAGGCATGGGTGAGCTTGCCCTCATCCAACGCTCTGGAAAGCGGGACCGTGACCTGATCCTGCCCTATGATGCCATCAAATGTGTCTGGCCGATACCGTCGATACAATGCAAGTGCCATACTCTATAACCTACCTTCACCCGACTATTTTTCACCAAGCTTCACAGCCGAAATCGCTCGCTTTTCCTTCCGCATGATGCAAGCGCAAGACCCAATGCCCAGAATCCGTTTCACGACCTTTATGCTCTCTCATTGAAGCAAGACTTCGCCACAATCGCCATGATGAAAACGACGAACCAGATTGGGCATGGCTTCAATCACGAGCATGCTCATGAGCATTCTACCGGACCGGCCCGAGCCATGCGGGAAACAAGAGGAACGAACGGAACCGCCGTTTTCACGGCGACTTTGACGGTGACATCCTCTTCATCGACTGTGCAAGCGAGCAGAGAGGCCTTGTTCAGCGTCGAAGCACGACGGGATTTGATGCATGGATCAAAATCGCCGTCACGAGCGGAGGCCGCTCCAGCGATAGCGGCCTGATCGGCGGCCGATCGGGCCTCGGAGATGCAAACCAGCAGATTGCCACCCAAGGCAATCGCGGATAGCAGCACCGCCGCGACCGCGATCAACATGAGGCCGTTGATGGTTCCTGAGCCTTCATCGCATACACCGCCTTTCAAAAACCGATGGCATTCCAACGTTGACGCCGCCGACTTGCCGAATACGGGCAAAGCAAAGAACCGCTTCGCTTGATTCGACACCACGGATTGAAAATTCCGCGGAGACAAGCATCCACGACACTTTCTTCCATTTTGCCCGCGGCCGCTGAAACCGATGTGTTTCGGTTCCTCTTTGGAGCGGCGGCGCTTCCCCCAGCACCTCATTGGGTTACCCCGGTCGCCTTGCCGACGACGGCCATGGGCAGCACGTGCATGGGATCAGGCACCACGCGGCAGCTGACCGTGACCTTGACCTGTTTGAAACCTCGAGATATCGAAACACTGGCATCACCACCTGCGGCATCATGGGCGGCAAGACGGGCCTCGGTGTCGCTGGTGGACACCACAGCCACGCGCGCAGCCGCAGAGGCGGCATCCTGACAGTTCATCTCGACCGTGACCGCGCGGGCCAGCATCATCAGCAGCACGGCCATCGCCATCACGGCTGGGAGCACAACAGCGAACTCGGCGGTGACTGCTCCCTCGTCAGCGCGTATTTGCCTCCGAGGGCCGAAATGGCCAAAACGCCAATGCCTGCGGCCGACCGGATGGGTATGAAACCAGTGCCGCAAGTAACATACCCACGTAGTCGGCGACCGGAACGAGCGAGATGACTTACTGCCCGCTGGGATGAGGCTTCTATGCCAATGGCCGTCAACCGGCGCTTGCGATTGCATCTTTTGAAGTGGCATGATACTCCCCTCCTCTCCGCAATCCTCATCATCCTTTTCTATCGTTTCCAAACCGAGAAACCCGGAAACTCAGACCACCTTGAGCGCCTTCTTGACCAGTGCCATCAGCAGTGTCTTTACAGCCCCGGATTTGAGCAGGGCCACCAAAACCGCCGCGAATCCCGTGGCAGCGACCAGAACGACCGCATATTCCGCCGTCGCGGCGCCCTCGTCAGGTTCGGCCATCGCCGTGCGGAAACGGGCATCCAAAAGGCACAACTGCCCTTTGATCTGCCTGGAACGCTCGGAAACGCGAGAGGCAAAACCCGTGACAACACCGTTGTTGGTTTGATTGATAGTCATCAATTCTTTACTCATGATTACTCCTTTGATTTCTCTGAAATTCGCTATCGCAGCCGGTGTGGCTGTGATACCCCCAGTCTGACAGAAGTCCGCCGTTTACCGTGACGATTTCGGGCACTGTGGTCGAATGGTCGGGGTTATGCACATCCCGGGCGTGTCGCGGTTTTCATCCACAAAAAATGTTGACAAAATGTGGAATGCCGATAAGTTGTCAACATCCTACAGAATGCAGAAAAACGACAAGAACAGATAAAGCCGAACAGGAAAATGAATCGGAATATTTATTTGTTATTTCCGAAGATAAATTAATCCAATTGGTCAACCCAGCCATCGCCATGTTTCCGAAAGCCGGAATGCGACCAGCACTTTCAATACACCGCTAACGTCGGATACAGGCAGAAACGGCATCGGCTCAATGGCTGATAAACGATCCTATAGCCGGAATAATGCCGATGAGCATGAACGAGGGCAGAAAACAGAGACCCGTCGGCAAAAGGAGTTTGATCGAAAGCCGCTGAGCGGATTGCTCGATTGAGGCGCGGGCCCTGGCATCCAGCTGCTCCACCGCACTTTCCAACGGGCCAACGGGCGAAACGCCGCGGGTCCAAGTCCTTTTCAAGGCACCGTCGATGACGGTTAACGCTTCAAGTGCGCCAGCGACATCGTCTGAAGGCGAATCATCATCCTTATCCTGCCGTTTTCGGATATGCCTGCCATTTGACTTAGGTCTTTGCCGAGCTCCCTCTTCGCTGTCTTGGCAGGTCAGGGAAGCCGCAAACCACGCATCCTCCCAACTGAACCCGAGCATCAACGAATACGAGGCTCGGCAGAGACCAGCCCCCAACGTTCCTCCCACAATCGAGCCGATAACCTCGAGCGCATGGGGAATCGAGGAGCCTTCGCGCATGGCCACCGCCATCATCTCCAAAATGACACCGAGGGACGGTTTGGCCGCAAAGCCCACGCTCAGGCCTTGCAACTGCCGCGAAAGCATCTGCGCAGACGGGTGCCATAGAATCCAAGCGGCAGCCGCCAAGCATCCCGAAACAAATGCATTCATACTCATCTACCCCTACTGTCGCAATACATTTCAAGCCGCATCTTGACCGCTCTTTCGCACCCCGCTTCCAGCCGCACCGACGCCATCCATCAGGGCCTTCATCCACAGCATCCCCAACGCATACGTGCCGGCTCCGAGCAGCAGACAGACTCGTCCGGCACCGTTGCCGAAAAGGAACGTGAGCGGCGAGGCACCCATGAGCTGTGCCAAAACGAGCGTGGCCAAGGGCAACAACGAAAGGAGTTTCACCGTGGATTTCGGCACAGTGAAGGCATTGTCTTTCAATGTCTTCATCATCCGGTTGCGTTTATAAGACGCGGCTACGGCGTCCAAGCAATGCGAGGCCTCGCATCCTAGGGTTTTGCTCAGTCTGCAGGCCAGATCCAACTCGATCGCCGCCTGATCTGCCTGTTCGGCCGTCTCGTTCTCACCCAATTGGGCATAGAGGATGTCATGCAATTGGGCCAAATCAGGCATGGCGGCAGTTGAGCTGAGGAGTTCACCCTGTATTTGCTCGGCAAAAGCATCCTCAAGCGATCCGCCTGCCTTGACCGAAGCCCTCAACGCATCGATGCACGAAAGAATACCCGCCTTGTGCTTCCCTGAAGCCACAGCGGGGGCCAAGGCGAACGCCCCATGTTTGCCGGCCGTGCTTGGCCAGCCAAGGCAGACAATTGCGCCCGAAAGCAAAAGCCCGGCCATCAACGCGTAGCAATCCATGAAATCACCCCCAATGCTTGACGAAAGCATCCCAACCCGGACCAGGCACGGGCATTCCCGAACCATTCCAGGTCGCTATCGGCTCGCCGACGAAATGCTCACAATCCTTGGAAAGTCTTCCTATCTGGGCGATTCGTCGCTTGCCGTTGCTGCGTTCGAGATGCAAAACCACATCAAAAGCCCCTGCGGCAAGCATGGTCAGCGCCGGCTGATTGAGACCGGCCAAAAGGCCAAGGGAAACCAACCGGGAGGGCACGCGATCGACGCTGTCGGCGTGCAGAGTGACCATGCCTCCGTGATGCCCGGAATTGAAGGCACGCAGGAGGTCGGCTATCTCCTCGCCACGGCACTCTCCCAGAATGATGCGGTCAGGGCGCATACGCAGCGTCGCCTTCACCAATTCCGGCAAGCCTATCGCGCCCGCACCCTCGACGTTAGCCTCGCGGACAACCAGCGAAACATGATTGCCACGGCCGAGCGTGCCCAATTCGCGAACCTCCTCGACGCTGACGACACGTTCCGCAGGGTCGGCTTGGGCAAGCAGGGCTTTGAGCAGCGTGGTCTTGCCGGCACCCGTTCCGCCGGTGATCAGAATCGTCGCGCGTTTGCTCACCAAACCGCAAAGCAGCGGGAACCAGGATGGCGGAAAGAGGCCTTTCGAACCCAATCCGCTCAATCTCGGAACGCTTCGGCTCGGGAATCGTATGGAAATGCTCGCTCCCATCGGCACAATCGGTGCAATAACCGCATGAATGCGGATGCCCTCGACGCTTGAGGCATCGGCGATCGGGCAGGCGTCGTCGAGTCTCTTGCCAAGTTGTGCACACAGCTGGGTGGCGTATTCGCGCACAATCTGCGGGGAGCGGAACGGCACTGCGGGATGGTATTCGTTCATCCCGCCACCCCGATCGACCCATACACGACCCTCGCAAGTCACAGCTATATCGGTCACCGCCCGTTCATGGGCAAGCTCTTCAAGGGGTCCGAACATCAATGTCGACCATCTCCTTCAACCGCATCACTGACGGCCTGGGCCAACTCTCCCATCACCGTCCTGTCGGCTTTCGCGATCTTAAGCCCCAACCCTTCCAACGCATCGCTGGTTCTCGCGCTGTTCGGGCACACGGGCCCGAGGACCTGATGCCCCAAATACTCGCTGGCCTCATTGACGCTCACCACACCGCGTCGCCGTGAGGCGCCTCTTGGCTCGATACCCACAATCGCCGCCAGTTGCGAGGTTTTACGGCTTTCAAGGCTTTGAACCTCGCACTCTTGCAAAGCCAAACCACCACCGAGCGATTGCGGCAACGGCCGCTTCGACGATTCAAGGGAATCTGCAAAATCATGGGGAGGGCCATCGTCTCTTCCGCCAGTCGAGCCGATACGACCCGAAGCGACCTTATTGAGCAAAGCCTTGGCACGGGCCAAGCCAAGCACGGAAAGTTCGGCCACCACGACGACCGGCGCGCGCCCCAGGGCAGGAACCATATCAACGATCTGCCCTCGCGAACCGTCGACCAGCACCACGTCCGCGCTGCGTTCCAAGGCCGTCAACACGGCCTCGACCTCCCACCATTCAGGGGTCTCACTGTTCCATGAATCGAAGGCAAGAACGGGCATACCTTCCCAATGCGGAAGACGCTTGCACAATACTTCTCCGTCGATTTTGCCCAATGGCGCATTCAGTGTGCCGAACCGCAGGCCTTTGTCGTTTTCCAAGCCAAGCAGGGTATCGAGCCCGCCGGAAGTAAAATCCCCATCCACCAATGCTGTGCGTGTTCCCTGAACCTTGAGCTGCAAGGCGGTCAGCGAGCAGAGCGCGCTCAATCCCACTCCCCCACTGGCCGAGAGGAAAACCGCCGTATGACCGGTGAACA from Bifidobacterium sp. ESL0728 encodes:
- a CDS encoding ACT domain-containing protein; amino-acid sequence: MGDIFPDLGPETPVISGVAHDRTESLVTVRGVPDEPGMAARVFTELAKSGINVDMIVQAGASTGKADISFTVPDSTVKTVEKALDGKKTRLGYDSYFVNSNVGKVAVVGVGMKTHSGLAAKFFESLSAQHINVMMISTSEIRIAALVPLDQLDDAVRALHTAYGLDADQVEAVVYGGTGR
- a CDS encoding aspartate kinase, yielding MALIVQKYGGSSVADAESIKRVAKRIVETKRKGNNVAVVVSAMGDTTDDLIDQAMSIDSNPPAREMDMLMTAGERISMSLLAMAIHADGERAYSFTGSQAGFMTDARFGAAHIKAVKPERVAHVVGDGKIAIVAGFQGINADGDYTTLGRGGSDTSAVALAVALGADICEIYTDVDGIFTADPRIVPTARRIPSISYDAILEMASCGSKVLALRCVEYAQRFNMPLHVRSSFSHRMGTLVVPEGVDARKLPNLE
- the recR gene encoding recombination mediator RecR, translating into MALAYDGAIQHLIDGFARLPGIGPKGAQRIAFYLLSASDEEAQDLADAIREVKEKVRFCEICGNVCETSPCPVCSDPRRDHSIICVVEEPKDVMSIERTREFHGVYHVLGGAINPMANVGPGDLAIPKLLDRLKTDEVKEIILALDPNIEGEATVTYLSRLLSPLDLKVTRLASGLPVGSDLEYADEITLGRALEGRQEA
- the dnaX gene encoding DNA polymerase III subunit gamma/tau, with the translated sequence MALALYRRYRPDTFDGIIGQDQVTVPLSRALDEGKLTHAYLFSGPRGCGKTSSARILARCINCAKGPTSHPCGECESCKDLATGGPGSIDVVEIDAASHNGVEDARELRERAAFAPARDRYKIFILDEAHMVTQQGFNALLKIVEEPPEHVMFIFATTEPDKVISTIRSRTHHYPFRLVPPEVMGPYLEEVCDNEHIDLEPGVLKLTMRAGGGSVRDTLSVLDQLMAGAVDNEVSYDSAVALLGFTPDELIGEAIDAVIDKDGEKLYGVVEKVVVGGFEPRRFVEDLLSRVRDLLVLTLGGEKAESVLSDDSAVEDMSDLHRQSSALGLSTLTAMAETINDTLGNMTGAISPRMRLELLAAKLLAGRENGFAPSAAQAGSAAVGMGSSESSASNNGARQGNNVARGRGGFIGSSRNAANQQPGNHQAQPQPQQASAFQGFASNVSAQNPQNGNNANVQAAVQNANHAPNGNNEPNGWQGNGQGGSAQSQRSSSQGVTTAGVGANAGAQRNAQTAGVAKVKVDPNATVEEKWDAVLKALPENVREYVAHSKVPTISLATNNAGKSRLSMTFDCALSQHAFALALASDAEHNGQKAANVVLDGVRSVFGPHTMIAPTGVAANGEKVISTKRMKPEELAKVKRDIAVAKVSATGGLGMAAGQGVHSASAPKEQKKSDTDAADESDDSSHRAGSPETENGRGGEPKRELDSDSAETGTRISQSDDMAAERSASTQGHRGETSANPVTLNQGSQNPMDDDYDPWMNPLPAPDPQGGAASKPGEQQSAGIAAAHSVRHFDENAAGHPALGDEPGNQSPEHHRKHIAVPDISDGIDPWATPAAQEGADNAHSDSAVTQTTGNGRVNGSQPLANVENWGTRSSGSSADGSYTPPKAAADGGKPVSAQPHNSRSQSAASNGNTAIKPDDRGDVAARFRNVDLADDSQQHPRVAAEDDDYSLNDQSLGDATAVGLDELSKLFDVKKVEDFKADDPKNPKNIKPVERHPQEENR
- a CDS encoding Rv3654c family TadE-like protein; this encodes MKGGVCDEGSGTINGLMLIAVAAVLLSAIALGGNLLVCISEARSAADQAAIAGAASARDGDFDPCIKSRRASTLNKASLLACTVDEEDVTVKVAVKTAVPFVPLVSRMARAGPVECS
- a CDS encoding TadE family protein; its protein translation is MPLQKMQSQAPVDGHWHRSLIPAGSKSSRSFRSPTTWVCYLRHWFHTHPVGRRHWRFGHFGPRRQIRADEGAVTAEFAVVLPAVMAMAVLLMMLARAVTVEMNCQDAASAAARVAVVSTSDTEARLAAHDAAGGDASVSISRGFKQVKVTVSCRVVPDPMHVLPMAVVGKATGVTQ
- a CDS encoding DUF4244 domain-containing protein, whose protein sequence is MSKELMTINQTNNGVVTGFASRVSERSRQIKGQLCLLDARFRTAMAEPDEGAATAEYAVVLVAATGFAAVLVALLKSGAVKTLLMALVKKALKVV
- a CDS encoding ATPase, T2SS/T4P/T4SS family, with the translated sequence MFGPLEELAHERAVTDIAVTCEGRVWVDRGGGMNEYHPAVPFRSPQIVREYATQLCAQLGKRLDDACPIADASSVEGIRIHAVIAPIVPMGASISIRFPSRSVPRLSGLGSKGLFPPSWFPLLCGLVSKRATILITGGTGAGKTTLLKALLAQADPAERVVSVEEVRELGTLGRGNHVSLVVREANVEGAGAIGLPELVKATLRMRPDRIILGECRGEEIADLLRAFNSGHHGGMVTLHADSVDRVPSRLVSLGLLAGLNQPALTMLAAGAFDVVLHLERSNGKRRIAQIGRLSKDCEHFVGEPIATWNGSGMPVPGPGWDAFVKHWG